Below is a genomic region from Miscanthus floridulus cultivar M001 chromosome 1, ASM1932011v1, whole genome shotgun sequence.
ACGGCCGATTCGCGGGATCGTTTCTCTGGCTTATAAGACAGatagaaaaatattatatcatgatTAATaaacatggctgatacgatcaaacaAACAGGTGATGGCGTCCTTCTCAAAGCAGTCACCTCAGCTGATATTTTATTTTAATGATTTTTTTTAATAAGTCAGTCAGTTTTTGGCTGCTGTCCATTTTGTGTCGCCCACTGTAACGAGCCTCTGAATCCCGATCCACGCAAAGGGATGGAAGAGAACCTTTCTGGTTTTGACAATGAATGGGCCTCCATAAAGCATGTCTTTTTCGTATGAACCTTTAATGGGCCTTCCGATTCTATAGCAAGCTATCTAGTCTAGTCAGTTTCCGAATTTCCTTGTGTTTCCGGCAGATGATGATGTGCGCTTCGTCTGAACCGTGCAGGGCACCTTCAACTACGAGAACACGTCTGACCTGCTCGGCGACGGCATCTTCGCCGTGGACGGCGACAAGTGGAGGCAACAGCGGAAGATCGCCAGCTACGACTTCTCCACGAGGGCGCTACGCGACTTCAGCTGCGCCGTCTTCAAGCGGAACGCCGCCAGGCTGGCCGGCATCGTCTCGGGCAACGCCGCGTCGGGGCAGCCCATGGAGTTCCAGGGCCTCGCGCTCCGGGCGACCATGGACTCCATCTTCACCATCGCCTTCGGCCTGGACCTCGACACGCTGCTGGGAGGCGGATCGGGGGAAGGGAGCCGCTTCGCCGCGGCGTTCGACGACGCCAGCGAGTTCACGCTGCTCCGCTACGTCAACGCGTTCTGGAAGGCGCAGAGGTTCCTCGGCGTCGGCTCCGAGGCCAAGCTCAGGCAGCGGGGCAAGGTCGTCGACGAGTTCGTGTACAAGTGCATCCGCGACAGGGCCCAGGAGCTCTCTGACAGCAAGGCGACCGAGGACGACGCTGTCCCTGTGAGTACCTGCTGCTCTGCAACAGCTCCGTCCACCCGTTTCTGTCGAACGCGCTGCACTCTGAATGAACTGACACATCCATCCCTCGATTGCGCGATGTAGGATTCGAGGCAAGACATGCTGTCCAGGTTCATCCGAACGGCGACGAACGAAACCGGGACGGTGGACTACAAGTACTTGAGGGACATCATACTAAACATTGTCATCGCCGGCAAGGACACGACGGCGGGGGCACTTGCCTGGTTCTTCTACATGGCGTGCAAGCACCCGGAAATCCAGGAGAAGATCTGTCAAGAGGCCGCAAAGGTGACCAGCGCCAGCGAGACGGCAACCGTGGATGAGTTCACGCAGAGCCTGACCGACGAGGCCCTGAACAAGATGCACTACCTGCACGCCGCCCTGACCGAGACGCTCAGACTGTACCCGTCGGTTCCTCTGGTGAGTAGGAGTAGTTCATGTCTTCGGTAGTCACTGAGAATGTGGCAGGTGCTGACCATGCTATTGATGGTACGTTCAGGATAACAAGCAGTGCTTTGGAGACGATGTCTTGCCTGACGGTTCTAGCGTCAGCAAGGGAGACATCGTGTTCTACGTCCCCTACGCCATGGGCCGGATGGAGTACCTCTGGGGCAAAGACGCTGAGGTCTTCCGGCCGGAACGGTGGCTGGATCAAAATGGCGAATTCCAGCAGGAAAGCCCCTTCAAATTCACAGCGTTCCAGGTACGATATGACTGCAGTTTCTCAATCAAACGCCATTGCAACCATGCAGACCGTGTATGTTCTGACTGAACTAGTCTCACGACATCCTTAAATTATGCGTCTTCCACAGGCTGGTCCGAGGATATGCCTGGGAAAGGAGTTCGCGTACCGGCAGATGAAGGTCTTCGCGGCCGTGCTCCTCCGCTTCTTCGTGTTCCGCCTGCGCGACGGTGAGAAGGCGACCGTCAACTACCGGACCATGATCACGCTCCACATCGACGAGGGTCTGCATCTGACAGCGACGGCGAGATGAGGTTGTCGCCTGGCCAGCAGTGGGCACGTAGCCGCCGGTGCCTGCAGCTACGCGAGCGACAGGTCCTTGACTCCCTTGTACATTGGCAACCACTTTGTGTACTGCGTCTTGTTGGGAAATACGTAATAAACATGCCATGGAATAAGTTGCGCCGCTAATTGAATCGCAGTCGGTGTCGCGGTGAGCAGAGGTCGGTGTTCGCCATGCGCCCATGTCTGAAAATATCGGACTTGTCACCTGAATCTCAGTTGATCGTCGTCCTTGAGAGCACGTTTTGGGCATTGGCGCTCACGGATTCCCCGGATTCCCTGTCAAGCTAGTGCCGACGAATGACTAACGTGACATCCTGGTCTAGACGATGGGCATTGGAGTCGTCTCGGACAGCTACTTGTGTCAAAAATGGTCGTACATGGCCGATTTGACGGATGGCACCGGATCGAGACATTTCTTGAAACCTTCTTGCGTCACAGGAGCGGTGCATGAACCTTGAGTGTGCCCCAACTCACTTGAAATTAATAGATTATAGGGAATAAGAGTAATGTTGGATTCGACCCAATAACTAGTGTGTATAAGACGGTGGAACACATGTAGTTGTAACTAACTAAGAAACTAAATGTGCGACTGAAGAGCTTGCTACAAAGAGCGACTCGTGCTCAAGACGTCTGTGTCCGCACCCGCCTCTTGCGAGCACCAGCCATGGGGAAGAGCTCCCGCATCGCAGCTCGCTTGGAGGAAGACAGCGGCTCCTGGAATGTGTCGTGGAAGCGTGTCGCGATGGACGCGTCAGGCGTCACCGGAGACGACCGCGGAGCAGCTCGACGACGGCCGAGCATGACCCTCTTCGCCTGGTTCTCTGGCTTTGGGTCGCGGAACACTGACATGGCAGCGAGCCTATCACTGCGGCGCGCCACGAGGTTCTCATCCCCGCGTGAGTCACGCAGGCGCGGCGGCGACTGAATGAGTGGCACCTTGAGGCCGGCGATGATGTCCTGTACGGACACAGGCTGCACTGTTGGTGAACCATGTGCTGCCGCTGGAGGGGCGACATGGGCTGGCGTAGTACTCGGGTCCAAGGCACCGGCCGTGTCCGATACAGGCTTCGTAGCGTCGACGAACTCCGGCACGGACATtttggccggcggcggcgtggaAACGTTCTGCAGAGACACTGTAGACGATCCGGCAACGCATACAGGCACTTCGCTGTTGTCTTCCGGGGTGGGCTGCGCATCAGTATTCAGCAGCTGAGCCCCACTTGGGCTGGTGTCCTGGTGGAGCACAGGTTGAGGCGAGCCCATTTGTGGCCCAAGACCAGGTGAGGCAGACAGGTCCACAGAGATTGGAGCAGCCGGCGACAGGAGAGGCTCAGCGGTTGGTTCACCATCGATCCCCTGCAGTTGCTCCAGTTACGGATGAATGTTATATGCTGATTCTTACACCTCATTGTTGTACCCCAATCGATCTGTGCAGTGCTTCTCTTTTTCTTAGGAGGTGACTAAATTGATATTTTTCTAGGTGCCAATAGTTTTTCCATGGTAAAAGTAATTGATTTGCTGTGTACATCATTTGGCAGGCTTGGTTCTGCATTTTGGTTTGTAATTACTTTAACAACCTCTTTATGTTTCCAGATCTGATGGATCTCTTCAATTACACCAGCAAAGATACCACACCTTCCTATATGGGGATCTGTTGGAATATGGAAATAGATTCCTCTTGTACTTTAACAACCTCTGGTTCAGTCCCTTTTCATCACTCCTTACGCAACTTGTGAGATGTTCAGAGCCACTAGACATatactgtcggtgtttttggaccaccgacgaaTAAATTTATATTTGCGCGTCTAGtttggatggtgtgctcggaggacacaagagtttatactagttcgaacgaaacgtccctacatccagttcgctgctgctcgtgttaccggcactcgGTTTGcaataggggttacaaacaggcaagagagggagaggatcccaaatctttggtggaaggagtgaacggatgctgagagctcgattgccgctcagccatgtgctcgtgtcgtgctcttatgTTTTTATCTCATGGTTCGAGCCCCtttatgggacgccctgcttccccttttatagggaaAGGGAAAGCGCAGGTTACCAcataggaaaaggagaagaacgagagagaagaaagcctccaggatcgccgggtccttcttctccttcatgcgggtcccgccgatcctgtagacgtcaacagggacggctccacgtcgcggccctgttcatcactagcgccatgcgcaggcgtcatctaccggtcatggcgttccattccgtccCGACAGATGTCGTAGTGAACTGACGCGcatgtcagcgttcgtacgagggttaggcagaacagcaccggcccgcccgacactgttcttgatgtgaatcctcaggaatggcccatcatggccacaggttacatcgacgcgtgccagtctcttccctggtgttagagttttaACCCAGGcctatacgcttggacctagagtggttggcggcggtatgggtccccgtcggatgaGACCAAACCTgcgtccttggggttgggcgaaaCGGAGCCCGCAccggaggggtcgggcgagacaaagcctGAACCAaagggtcgagcgagacagagcacgaacccaaggggtcgggcgagacgaagcccgaaccaaagggtcgggcgagatggagcatgaacccaagaatcgggtgagacggagcacgaacccaaggggtcgggagaGACGGAGgctgcacccaaggggttgggcaagACGGAGTCCACGACCTTGAATGAGACccccacggcctcgaggtcgggcaaggcgaagcccacacccaaggggttgggcgagacccctgtggccttgaggtcgggagagccagagcccacggccttggggtcgggtgagaccttttaatacgtcttgctccaTCCAGGAaaatcagcgtgggcgctaacttccttgctttgggtatccctaatatcgatacccgacagtagcccctgagcctgcggaggagtagaatactcctttggggGCTTTTCcagatgggaggactctgagggccttggatccgatcggaaagatttttcttgattctgaTCCCCTAGGATCTGATCGGTCCACCGTCGTACTACGACCGcgcgtttggtctccttgcgagtctaactttcctcgagcccccatacatagcaggggtccggtcgagggtcggctcgtctttgtgatcgtcgtccctcaagcatttttcgaTAAAACGGAGGGGTCGAGCCGTGCCACGTTTTTCCTTGATGGACGAAACACGGTGCTCattgagctgttaatgggctagtccaagtgggggCCTAGCTTTCCGTTCACGGGGGTCCGGCATAGGTCAGCTGGttaccgactctagattctcagtggcaaatccatatagttctcgggtccgttcgatcggtcccgagggctcgttgcctttcttttaGGAAAAACTatggactgggaaccgaccaagaTTCAAACATGGGAGGGGATGCCCACGGCGCTTGTGCACCTAGGTActagccgctagtgggcccatcccttccTACTCCTCACTCTAAGGGCACCCCAGAGTGACTGTGAATCCATTGGAGGGCCAGCCTTCAAATTCCTAGGCCTAAATGGGTCATAGGAGCGTTTTCCGCTCTATATCCCCTCTTATCTATGATGGTTCTTAGCCTATTGAACGGGTCAACCGTCATCCAGCGTATCCTTCGAGGGCGCGGCTAGAGATAGCGTGCGCGCGATCTTCGGAGGGAGGTGACGTGACGCGGCATAGTGGGCACGTGAATCTAGGTGGATGGTTTGCCTTCTCACCCCACTCCGccctataaatagcggcctcccccttcGCATTCCTACACACCAAAACTACAGCCTTACCTTCTATGTTTCTCCGCCACCATTGTTCGGATCTGCCATGCTTGCCAATCCACCGCCGAagccctagatctgtagcttccgctcctccgccgccgcctttgcttctccgtagccacctccatcctccatggattcatggTACCGCTCTGATGTTACCTAtgcacgcatggagggcctcgtcaagcatggtcttctcTGTGGGAGGACCGATGTGGTGGAATGGCTTGTGCCCGGCCGTGAGGATGCGCCGGTGCTGCCCGACGGCTATGTCGTCTCCTTCACACTCTTCCATGAGCGTGGACTCGCGGTTCCTCCCCACCCATTCTTCTAGGGTCTATTGCACCACAATTAGATCGAGCtgcagcacttgaaccccaataggatccagcacatcgcagccttcatcgcgatgtgtgaggggtacctagggatcgagccccacttcgagctgtggagatatttcttctccgtctccttgatcaagaaggagaGAGGTCGGGAGACCTCGGTGCCGATGAGATGCGCAGGCATCCACCTCTGGGGGCAGTGGgcggccgagtacatgccctgccaactctctagatccaacaaggggtggcactcgtattggttctacctgaagaaCGACCCTATCGCTCCCTTGCCGATCTTCTCTAGACGTCTGATCGAAGAGGTACCCGCCGTCATGGCTGTGGGGGCCACccgtcaaggagaagaagaggatgcacgATGTCCTCAAGGCCCTCTCATTCTTAAAGACCCATAGCCTCTGTGGGGCCGACGTCATCAGGGGGTATCACACGAGGAGGGTGGAGCCCCTGATGGCGTGCGTTCTCCCACTGTACGGGATGATGCCCGATGCGTAGCTCATCGGGACGACGCTCACCCAGGTGCTGCTCTAGGACAGCGAGGTTGcgcagcacatcaaggaggccatgggggAGACCGATGTCATGTTCTTGATCTTGGGGCATCCCGAGATGTAGCCGGATGCGGGCTTCATCGAGTTGCTGGCAGGGTTAGCCTTCTGAGACTGTCGCACCATTACCAGAGCATGCAGCCATGAGGGCGGCAAACCGTGCCGCGGATGAACaacagaagaagaaaaatgatgttGAGGAGAAGAAATAGAGGTCGAAGTAGCGAGCGAAGCTACAGCGAGGGAAGCGGTGTCAAGGCTTgttagaagaagaggaggaagaagaagaggaagaagaagaggaggaggaggaggagggctccaTGTCGCCCATCCCGTGGGATGATCTGGCCATCGGGGATGAGGACCCGCCTTTGTTGTAGGCGGGGCCCTTCCCGTGGTATGTCACGAGGTAGGAAGGGGAGGATGCGCCCCTAGAGCTAGCATAATCAAAACACGCCGCCCCATCTAGACCTTTGATGGCGGCCTTGGAGCCTATGGAAATAGGTTGCCCTGCTCCATCTGATCCCTCGGCGTGCCTCCGGAGTCAGCGGGAGGCGGCCGTTTTGATTCATCCGAGCCCTTCGAGCTGTGGGAAGGCTCGAAGCGGCAATGTGTCGATGAGGAGCAGCCGGGGTCGGGCAAGCCGGCCCCAAAACATCCTCGTATCATGGCATCAAGGTGAGTCAATAGTTTTTTTATCCTTTTGTCCTAACGAATTTTTGTCACGAACTTACTg
It encodes:
- the LOC136486988 gene encoding cytochrome P450 704C1-like codes for the protein MGAQDYCSTAVAAASVALLAICSYYLLLVGRRGQRGGGGNGKQPKRYAPVAGTVFHQLYHVRRLHDYHTDLFRQRKTFQLLVPAGRRQIYTCDPAVVEHVLRTNFANYGKGTFNYENTSDLLGDGIFAVDGDKWRQQRKIASYDFSTRALRDFSCAVFKRNAARLAGIVSGNAASGQPMEFQGLALRATMDSIFTIAFGLDLDTLLGGGSGEGSRFAAAFDDASEFTLLRYVNAFWKAQRFLGVGSEAKLRQRGKVVDEFVYKCIRDRAQELSDSKATEDDAVPDSRQDMLSRFIRTATNETGTVDYKYLRDIILNIVIAGKDTTAGALAWFFYMACKHPEIQEKICQEAAKVTSASETATVDEFTQSLTDEALNKMHYLHAALTETLRLYPSVPLDNKQCFGDDVLPDGSSVSKGDIVFYVPYAMGRMEYLWGKDAEVFRPERWLDQNGEFQQESPFKFTAFQAGPRICLGKEFAYRQMKVFAAVLLRFFVFRLRDGEKATVNYRTMITLHIDEGLHLTATAR